In Euwallacea fornicatus isolate EFF26 chromosome 6, ASM4011564v1, whole genome shotgun sequence, the DNA window CCAACATCTTAACCAGAGGATGTCTGATCGTTCCCTGAAAATAACTGTTAATGTAAAAACTTACCTCGGGAAAAATGGGAGGAATAGTCAACTTATACTGGTAGTTAACCAGCTCGTTCGGAACGATTGGACACTGGGTGTTCGTAAACCCTTCACAGGCATCATCTTGATTCAAAGGATAATCCATCTCAACTCCCATGCAGGATGCGTGAACTTTGGGTTTAATATGTTCTAGATATCTAGCTGAAAGCAGAAAAATATTGAGCGCAAGAAGTAGAATGTTACCAAAACAGTTTTGATTAAGACTTACGtgcttgaaaaaaaacatcaatcaGAGATTCACAACCCAGAATGCAATCACATGGAGTGGATTCGCAAACATAAGAGTTTATTGAGTAATTCACGTTAATTGGATATTTTCCCGTAGCATCGGAACCTAAATAAAGGTATAATCTTCAAATGTAATATATCTACTTCGATAATACCCAAACAGGTACTAACAGCTGCTCATCTTCGTGGCTGAAGCATTTGCGACTATTACAACAATAATATAGAGAAACACACTATAGTTcttcattttatatttaaaaattaaagcttCACTGAAATGAATGTGGATTAAAAATGATCTAATTATATAAGTTTCTAGCAAGATGTGAGGATATTTTTGATCTTATCACTTGGACGGAACAAGTGGCCACTTCAGGTTCAATTTTCATACACCTGTTGAAGATGAATCACTATCATGGCATGGTATGCAATGAACCCTACCCAATGCAAAGAATTACTAGACATATTACGAATACGATACATatcgtttatttattattagaaattatCAGGGCTCGtaaaacttttcttaaattattgcATCACGAGATTTTAACctaattaagttttatcatGGCTTGGATGCAGTTCATAGCACGcttgttttgattttcttgatatgattcaaaatttattgaagttaATTCGTGTTTTAtgaagttattttaaatataattttaatgttactataaacatttttaaaaataaaatttattgtttaacaatctgtttttttaagtgtttacAGTAACCGTTGAAAAGGCACCTGGATGTGTTTCCCAGGTGATAAGGTTAACTGAACTCAACTATCAAAATTTAACGGTAAATAACTCTCATCCTGTATGGGCTTCTGTCAATAATCTAGACGAATTAATTTACTTCCATCttgtaatttattgatttagccTGTTTTAAAGCCACATTTTACCCGGTTTTCTGCTGTAATTTTGTTCCTCTTTTCACGTACATTTTAGtggtatataatttttgcagttttcctctttattttcccctttttaattggtacatatttttttgttcccTTTCAGGGCATCTTATTACGTCAGGTTTTTTGGTTCTGGCGTAGGCCTTAGTTTATGCCCATTTAATGTTCCCAGTGTTCTGCCATACTTGCCACCCTTTGCCTTCAGTTTAAGTTTGTACAGAATGTTACACATCAGTAGGTTAAACTGCTAACCACAGATTCCTCGgaggaaaaataattagattttccttatgccatttttttctttgacgtTTTATAGtcgctatacagggtgttgaagttgtttaaaaaaaattgataacaaCTTTTcttgacatattttaatgaaatttttcagtgatGCACACTTTGATGAAGCGCACTTTTCACATAATTcgggttaaaaaaattgtaattagaGTGAAGAAAATAGGTCACGCACACATTTCCTCccatcaacttttttgacgCACGCCATTGGTgaaggtatttaatttttttttacaaaatgtttttatcttaattttttaattactgtgaaattttaatttaccgcTTCCTTTGGATATTGCAGCATATTGTCTCTCAACGTATCTTTAAAAACACGATGTATTGTCCCATCGCCATCTTAAATACCATGCTATGAGCAAAACAAATCTTTTCCTCGACAATTATTCTaggttttattcaattttgtgCATGTTGGGTCACTCCAGCGAACGGACTACGATTTTggaaagttaaagaaaaaaaaataataataaaactaaatagaTTAAATGAATCCAACCAGGGCATAGAATAACGTTGGAAAAAGATTATCGATCTCGAAGGAGACTAcatatgttgaaaaataatatattttttcattttttttttttttgctttaagtgttaggtcaGATACTTCTGGGACAATCCTCGTATATTCCAGTTCAGCCCTCATATGAGTGTTCTATGATTTCCTCTCATCCAAACGCGAGAATAATAATTCTCTAACAACACGCTAATGGGATAAACATCCCCAAGACGAGCACATGCATAACATAGCCGACACTTCGCCGCCAATTCCGGCTTAGAATTAAGACACGGCAGAATGCAAACAGGCACTCGTTAAAATCGCTCTTAATTAGGATGCTGCAACCATCCTGCATTAGAGCGATGTTAAATTTCTTGCGGCAAAATTAATCCTTTCTTAGGATTAGGCAGTGCAATTTAAACGGCAGTTGGCGGTTGCAAAATTGCTGGCTTGTTCTAGTGTGAAGTAGgcagttttaattaaagtcagCATGTTCGAGCTTGCGAGCCGCTTAGCGGGATAATATGTGTGTGTGCTTGCATGCTCCGAAAGTTTCGGATAACGTGGACATTGTGAAGAATTGGAGTTTTAGATTAGAGTTTAATTGGCGGAGGCGGCAAGGTCGCTAAGCATTGAGCTTGTcgtttaaaactaataatttttttactaatttgcCTATGCTGCTGATTCTCCTGAGGCTTCTAAGATGCGttaagtgttcaaaaacaATGCACAGAAACCTCTTAGAGGATCTACACAATGATCATTAGCAACGAAAAACAATGTTAGATTTAGACCACAAAGGTTTCtatgtttttccaatttacCGAGAATTAGTATTTCCTCCTTGGAAAAAGCTAGTAAATTTTCATACAGagtaaaatattagaaattagtGCGACGCGTCGTTTTGCTTTCGAGGGAGGCACATTTTAACGTTAAAAACCGATCAACCAGAACAACCCCATTTGTGAGAGTGCGTTCATTTTAGAATCTCAAATGGCACTACTGGTCGAGTGACACCTCGTTTGAAAGGGTTATTAATTCTGATCGCCAgcatggattttttttcaatttcagatcacttgttaaataattaaccaTCGTaattcacaaattttaaaatacgtaCAGGTCGCACAAATTACAATGAGGTTTGAAGTACCTACGTGAAAAACCTTCCCACTTTCAAtgtatcatatttgcatcCACTTCCGCCCATTTTTGCAGATTCACGTTTAACGGCAATTcagtttgaaagaaaaattctaaaagtgCAGTCATTGTTAATGCAAAAATGGTTTACAAATGGTTTtataaaaacgatattttaatttttaaaaatttaataaaaaatttactggcaaaaaatttacaaatcaatttctttaattcgctaataaattttcaatgaaaagcAAACGTGTTtggtaattattaatttcaaaaatgatttcttCAAAAGACTAGAGAGCTGAAATAACtcctctttattttaaaagtaatgaTAATGCACGAATGGCGGCAAAAGTTTTTAATCAATACATCCGGTGTATACGTCGCCAGTTGGAGtcaaaagttttgttaaacagaatcggtggaaaataaaaaataccaatCTCTAAGCCCTGCTAGAAATGAGGCTGTCGAAATTGCCGTTCTTGGTCATGGAATGAGCCTGACGTTATTTGCAATTTGCAGAAAACATGACTAACCGACTGACAAAccatcaaaatgttttttattcaatatgcTTTTCCCACGAATGCACTTTTTATCTCCATGTAACGATTAATCATTATAACTGCCACTATTGGAGTGACACCAATTCGACATTATTTAGAGAAAAGCACACTCGAAATCCTCAAAAACTTCATGTGGGGCAGGTATTCTCGGAAATAGGATTACTGCACCATATTTTCTGTCAAGGAAGTTTAATGGAGCAATGTATCTGGCTCTTGTGGAAAACCGCAATTATCCAATAATTGTCGAAACTACGGAAAATAATGTCATTCTCTTAAaggaaaatgtatattttcacCAAGATGAGACACCTCCTCATTCTACAGTTTCAGTTCTTCGATTTGTTAGCGATAATTTTGCAAGTCAACGGCTAGGTCGCCACGCATCTATTAAGTAGCCACCCAGATCACCTGATTTGACACcgaccgtttttttttgtgaagccattttaagtaaaaaatgtttgatgcGCAGCCGCAGTTTTTAGTAGTACTCAGGCGACATACAGTGGGCagcaaaagtattcatacacctGTAACgctgttaaacaaaatgaaataacaatATGACTAGTACATtgtaacattatttaattaattttgtattaaacggCAACATGTAAACAACTaatctataataatttttttactaaatcatATTATTCATAAGTActataacaaaatgtttacaaacaTGTCATAAAATTAGACcgcaaaagtattcatacataatgtaattaattagaaataatattatgatatttaatattaatattttgtgacatggCCTTTAGATTCAATAATAGCTGCTAAGCGTCGAGGAATCGATTCGACCAAGTTTCGTGTTACAGAAGGATCAATCTTTAACCATTCTTCTTGCAAAATTCTTTCTAAGTCacttttgttacttatttCACGTTTTCTGATTCGTTTCTCTAATTCAtaccataaattttctatgggattgatGTCTGGCGATTGGGGTGGAGGCTtaacaatttttggtatgttGTATACTAACCATTCCTGAACAATTTTCGCCGAGTGTttaggatcattgtcttggtaGAATGAATAAATTCGAGGCATATTTAGTTTTTCAgcactttgtttcagattgttttttaaaacattcaaataaatcattttatcCATGATCCCTGGAATGATCACTAAGTTTCCCACTCCATTGGTTGACATACAGCCCCATACCATGCAGGAACCACCTCCATGCTTTACTGATGCTCGCAGATTCTTGGGGTTTAAAGCTTCTCCTCTTTTTCGCCATACCAACTGTCGACCATCTGAAccaaatatattgaatttgcTTTCATCACAAAATAAGACACTATTCCAAAAATCTAGTGGGCTATTTATATATTGTTTTGCGAACTGTAAAcgtttctgtttatttttttcattaataaaaggTTTCTTTCTAGCTACTCTTGAACAGTATccacctttttttattatccttCGTACAGTATCGGGGcttactttttttgtaaacatttctTCAACCCTTGCAGCTAAATGTGTAGCACTTATTCTTGGATTCTTTTGGACCTCTCGTACAATTTTCCTCTCTTCTCTAACAGTCATCTTTCTTGGTCGTCCGGTTCGTTTGCGATTAACAAcgaagttttcattttaaaactttttgacAATGCTTTGAATAGTTGCAAAACTTCTATTAACTGTTTTTCCTATTTCTcgatatgatttattttgtttatgtaacCTGATTATTATTTCTCTCTCAGCAATTGTCGTTTCTCCCAATTTTCGACCCATTACGTCttgaaacaattattttttagtttaatttctGATTTACTACTCACATTCACTTGTTATTACTAGctgatataatttaaaaatgaatatccGTAGATACGACCGACTTCCTTGCAGGTTTAGACCTGTATTTGTGTGCCGACACaaatgtatgaatacttttgcgGTCT includes these proteins:
- the LOC136339660 gene encoding NPC intracellular cholesterol transporter 2 homolog a-like; the protein is MKNYSVFLYIIVVIVANASATKMSSCSDATGKYPINVNYSINSYVCESTPCDCILGCESLIDVFFQAPRYLEHIKPKVHASCMGVEMDYPLNQDDACEGFTNTQCPIVPNELVNYQYKLTIPPIFPEVTVTLTYYLEDEDLDENFICFEWDVNVKKTACPT